The Sagittula stellata E-37 sequence CTCTGGCCAGCCGTGTTTTTTGCGACATGTCTTGACGCTGCCGATCCCTTCTGCCCATCTGATCCGCACCGTTTCCGCGGGACCCGGGCCAAGCCGGGCACGCGGTCCGGCCCCATGCTCAAGAGGCTCTCCATGCTGCCGCCCACCCAGCGACAGATCGTCGAAATCGAAAACGCGCCTGCCAAGCCGCGCAGGTTCGTGTTCGTGCTGCTGGAGGACTTCACGCTGCTGTCCTTTGCCGCGGCCATGGACTGCCTGCGTCTGGCGAACCGGATGTCGGCGAAAAAGCTGTATGACTGGCGGGTGATCGGCGAAGGCGGGACAACCGTCTCCTGCTCCACCGGGACGGTGTTCCAGCTTGACGGCGACCTCGACGAGATGCACCGCGACGACACGATCGTTCTGTGCGGCGGCGCCAATGTGCAGAAGGCCACCACCAAGCGGCTGATTTCGTGGCTCAGGCGCGAGGCGCGGCGCGGGCTGAACGTGGGCGGCCTGTGCACCGCCGCCTATCCCCTTGCAAAGGCTGGACTTCTGGACGGCAAGAAGGCCACCATACACTGGGAGAACCAGGACAGCTTCTCGGAGGAATTCGAGGATGTCTTCCTGACCAAGTCGGTGTTCGCCATCGACGGAACGCGGATGACGACCGCCGGCGGGACGTCTTCCATCGACCTGTTCCTGCAGATCATCGCCAACGATCACGGCGAGGAACTGGCAAGCGCGGTGGCGGACCAGCAGATCTATTCCTCGATCCGGACCGACCAGGACACGCAGCGGCTTTCGGTGCCGACGCGCATCGGGGTGCGCCACCCGAAGCTGAGCGAGGTCATCCAGATGATGGAGGCCAACATAGAAGAGCCGATTTCCCCGGCGCTTCTGGCCAAGGACGTGGGCATGTCGACCCGCCAGCTGGAGCGGCTGTTCCGGCGCTACCTGAATCGCTCGCCCAAGCGCTATTACATGGAGCTGAGGCTGCAGAAGGCGCGCAACCTGCTGATGCAGACCGACATGAGCGTGATCAACGTGGCGCTGGCCTGCGGCTTTGCCAGCCCCTCGCATTTCTCGAAGTGCTACCGCGCGCATTACGAGACGACCCCCTACCGCGAGCGTGGCACCCACGCCGCACGGTTGTCGTTCTGAGTCATTCAGAAGGTTCGTTCTGCCCAGCCGCCTTCGTTGACGGTGCCAAGTCACCACCTTCGCCTTCGAAGGCAATCAGCCAAATGATCACAGCCGCAAAAAAGGCCAACACAATCCAATTATCACGAACTTTCAGCTGGAATTTCTTTCCGTATGACAGCTCCAATGCGTTGCCATGCGGTCTTTCCCTTTCAGTCCTCATTGAGTAGCCCCCCCAGGCTGCTGACGTTTGACGTAGACACGTCAAGGGAACCGTGATTCTACCGCATCACCCAAATCTATAAGTCCGGCCTCAAATTTGTGTGATAAGTTGTTGCAGGACAGCCAAATTTACAAGATTTACAACAACATTTTGTGTCAAGGGGAGGCTGACCTCTTGCTTTTGAAGATGTTACAGCCCATCCAGTTTCCAGAAATTGAAAACCGGTGCGACCGTCTTATTTTCAAAATTTGAAATGTAGCTCGAAATCGCCATGATCCGGACAGACCGCCTTACCCTGCGCCTTGCGCGGCCCGACGACCTCGAAGCGCTGCACGAGGCGTTTTCCGACCCGCGCGCCATGCGGTACTGGAGCGGTCCGGCGCATCACGACATCGCGCAGACCGAACGCATCCTGCGGACGCTGATCCATCCGGACCCCGGCAAGCAGGAAGAATACGTCCTCGATTATCGGGGCCGCTGCATCGGGAAGGCCGGGGTCTGGGACAAGCCGGAGGTCGGCTACATGGTTGTGCCCGCCTTCTGGGGGCGCGGCTTCGCCTTCGAAGCGCTGTCGGCGATCCTGCCGCGCGCCTTCGGTCGGTGGCCGGATCAGGCACATCTGACCGCGGAGCTGGACCCGCGCAACGCGGCTTCTGCCCGGTTGCTGGAAAAGTTGGGGTTCGTGTGCACCGGCGTGGTGGAAAAGAACTTCCTCTATGGCGGGGTCGAATGGACGGATACGGCATATTACCGCCTCGACCGTCCGGATCGTCCGGATCGACCTTCGGCCAACAGCCTGTAAAGACCGCCCTCGTGTTCCGAGGGGGACCACAGAAGGACGTCCGGCCCCTGCCCCACGGGCTGCACGGTCAAGGGACCGGCGGTGGTGTCCGCCCGGGCCGGCGCGGGACGGCAGAGAATCAGGTTCAGACCGCCGGTTTGGGTCGACGCACACATGGGCGGCAGCCCCGGCTTGGGCCTCGGGTTCGAAGCGGGGCGTTTCCGGGTCCGGACAAGGCCGTCCCTGCAGCGATTTCCGATACGTGACCCTCCGGCGGGGCTTTTCATTTGCCAATCCGCCGCATAGCCTCAGCGATGGACAACAGATCCAATACGGGAGTTGAATAATGAAAAAACTGCTTCTTGCCGCGTCGGCCGCCGCCCTTGCTTCTGGGGCCGCCCACGCCGAGAGCCACATGTCCGAAGTCAAAATCGGCATCATCCTGGGCTTCACCGGTCCGATCGAATCCATCACACCCGCCATGGCCGACAGCGCCGAACTGGCGCTGACCGAAGTGAACGACAGCGGCATGTTCCTCGACGGCATAAAACTTGTGCCGGTGCGCGCGGACTCGACCTGTGTCGACGCCGCCGCCGCGACGGCCGCCGCCGAACGTCTCGTGACCTCCGAGGGTGTCGTGGCGATCATGGGCGCGGACTGCTCGGGCGTGACCGGCGCCGTGCTGTCGAACGTGGCCGTGCCGAACGGTATCCCGATGGTGTCCCCGTCGGCGACCTCTCCGGCACTGTCCACCGCCGAGGACAACGGCCTGTTCTTCCGCACCGCGCCGTCCGACGCGCGCCAGGGTGCGGTGATCGCCGAGATCCTGAAGGAAAAAGGCATCTCCTCGGTCGCGGTGACCTACACCAACAACGACTACGGCAAGGGTCTGGCCGATGCCTTCGCGGAAAACTTCGACGGCGAAGTGACGCTGTCGGCACCGCATGACGACGGCAAGGCGGACTACTCGGCCGAGATCGGCGCGCTGGCCTCTGCCGGCGGCGACGCGCTGGCCGTGTTCGGCTACACCGACCAGGGCGGCAAGGGCATGATCCAGGCGTCTTACGACACCGGCGCCTTCGACATGTACATCATGGGTGACGGCATGTACGGCGACACGCTGTTCTCCGAGCAGTCGGACGCGCTGGAAGGCTCCATCGGCACCTCGCCGTGGGCACAGGGTGAAGGCGCCGAGATGTTCGACAAGGTGGCCGGAGATGCGGGCATCGACGCGGCGTCCTCCTACACCCGCGAATCCTACGACGCGGCGGCGCTGATCGCGCTGGCGATGGCGAAGGGTGGCGAGGCGACCTCCGAAGCCGTCGCCGCGAACCTGATGGACGTGGCCAACGCCCCGGGCGAGCCGATCCTGCCGGGTGAACTGGGCAAGGCGCTGGAGATCCTGAAGGACGGTGGCGACATCGACTACGTCGGCGCATCGGGCGTCGAGCTGATCGGCGAAGGCGAAGCGGCGGGTTCGTACCGCTACTACACCGTCACCGATGGCGCGGCAGAGACCGTCGAGTTCAAGTAAGCCAGCACGCAATTTGGGGCCGTCCGGGATTTTCCGGGCGGCTTCAATGCTTTATGGGGCGCACTTCATGTGCGCGCCACGGGGGACGTTCATTGATAAAGGTGGAGAACCTGCACCGTCATTTCGGTGCCTTCCGCGCCGTGGACGGCGCTTCGCTGGAAATTGCCAAGGGGTCGATCACCGGCCTCGTGGGGCCGAACGGCGCGGGCAAGACCACGCTGTTCAACGTGATCGCGGGCGCGCTGCCGCCGACGTCGGGCAAGGTGACGATGGACGGCGAGGACATCACCGGGCTGCCGCCGCACGCGCTGTTCCACAAGGGGCTGCTGCGGACCTTCCAGATCGCGCATGAGTTCAGCTCCATGACTTGCCGGGAGAACCTGATGATGGTTCCGGGCGGTCAGTCGGGCGAGACACTGTGGAACACCTGGATCGGCCGCAAGCGCATCGCCGAAGAAGAGCGGGCGTTGCGCAAGATGGCCGACGAAGTTCTTGATTTCCTGACCATTTCCCATCTGGCGGATCATCCCGCCGGGGCGATATCCGGTGGCCAGAAAAAGCTTCTGGAACTCGGGCGGACGATGATGGTCGACGCCAAGATCGTCTTCCTCGACGAGGTGGGCGCAGGCGTGAACCGCACGCTTCTGAACACCATCGCCGACACCATCGTGCGGCTGAACCGGGAGCGCGGCTATACCTTCTGCGTGATCGAGCACGACATGGATTTCATCGGCCGTATCTGCGAGCCGGTGATCGTCATGGCCGAGGGCAAGAAGCTGGCGGAAGGCACGCTGGACGAGATCAAGGCCAACGAAGCGGTGATCGAGGCCTATCTCGGCACCGGCCTGAAGAACAAGGACAAGGTGGCGCAGGAATGAGGGCCGCTGACGGGAGGACGCCCGGCGCGGGCCGGACGGACAAAGCAAGAGACGGGGTGCGCGCATGAGCGGCGAGGACGGGTTCTACCACGACGACCGGGGCAACCACGATGCGTCGATCACCCGGCGCGGCGGTGAGGGCACGGTCGATCCGACCCGGCGCTCCGGCGCGGTGAGCGATGCGCCCGGCGGGCCGTTCCTGATCGGCGACAGCATGACGGGCGGATACGGCAAGGGGCCGGACATCCTGCACGACTGCACCATCGCCGTCGACAAGGGCGAGATCGCGGTGATCGTCGGCCCCAACGGCGCGGGCAAGTCGACCGCGATGAAGGCGGTCTTCGGGATGCTGGACGTGCGGTCTGGCGCGGTGCGGCTGGACGGGCACGACATCACGCAGCTTACGCCGCAGGACCGGGTGGCGCGGGGCATGGGGTTCGTGCCGCAGACGTCGAACATCTTCACATCGATGACGGTGGAGGAGAACCTCGAGATGGGCGCCTTCATCCGCACCGACGATTACCGGGGCACGATGGAGCAGGTCTATGAACTGTTCCCGATCCTGCACGAGAAGCGCCGCCAGCCGGCGGGCGAGCTGTCGGGCGGTCAGCGTCAGCAGGTGGCGGTGGGCCGCGCGCTGATGACGAAGCCCACGGTGCTGATGCTGGACGAGCCGACGGCGGGCGTGTCGCCCATCGTGATGGACGAGCTTTTCGACCGGATCATCGAGGTGGCGCGCACCGGTATCTCCATCCTCATGGTGGAACAGAACGCCCGGCAGGCGCTTGAGATCGCCGACAAGGGGTATGTGCTGGTGCAGGGCGCGAACGCCTATACCGGCACGGGGCGCGAACTGCTGTCCGACCCCGAAGTGCGCAAAAGCTTTCTCGGGGGGTGAGATGCGGGAGATTGCGAAGACCTTGCGCGACACCTCCCTGCCCTGCCTGACGCTGGCCGGGCTGGCGGCCTTTGCGCTGATCCCGGCCCCCGTCGCGGCAGAGGGCGCGCGCCTTGCGCTGAGTTGCGAGCTGACGCCGGAATGCCCGGAAGACGGCTGCGGCCCGGACCGGGTCACGCGGCAGGTGCCGCTGGTGCTGGCGCCCCTGTCGCGCGGCGCGGAGGGTGAGCTGCGGACCGAGATCACGCTGGACGGGACAAGCGCCGTGGCACGGGCCAATTCGGCGCGCGGGTCGTGGTTCTGGCGGGACGCGGCGCGCGACCATGTATTGATCGCCACGGTCGGGGATGTCCTGATCCTGGCCGAGACCGACAGGCAGGACGGCACCGTCACGGTGGACCGCCTGCGCTGCGAGGAGAGCTAGATGGATTTTGTGAACGCGCTGGTGGCGCTGTCGAACTTCGTGCTGATCCCGGCCATCGCCTACGGCAGCCAGCTTGCCTTGGGCGCGCTGGGGGTGACGCTGATCTATGGCATCCTTCGGTTTTCGAACTTCGCGCACGGCGACACGATGGCCTTCGGTACGATGGTGACGATCCTTGTCACCTGGCTGTTCCAGAGCTGGGGGATCGGGCTGGGTCCGCTGCCCACGGCGCTGCTGGCCATTCCCTTCGGGATCGCCGGGACGGCGGTTCTGGTGCTGCTGACCGACCGGGTGGTCTATCGCTTCTACCGGGCGCAGAAGGCCAAGCCGATCATCTTCGTGATGGTCTCCATCGGGGTGATGTTCATCTACAACGGGCTGACGCGCTTCGTGCTGGGGGCGGACGACCAGATCTTTTCCGACGGCGAGCGGTTCATCATCTCGGCCGGCGACTTCAAGCGCGCCACCGGGTTGGCCGAGGGGCTGGGCCTGAAGACCACGCAGGCGATCACGGTGATCGTGGCGATCCTCGTGGTGGCGGTGCTGTTCTGGTTCCTGAACCGCACGCGCACCGGCAAGTCGATGCGCGCCTATTCCGACAACGAGGACCTGGCACTCCTGTCCGGCATCAACCCCGAGCGGGTGGTGATGGTGACATGGCTGATCGTCGCCGGGCTGATCACCGTGGCGGGCGTGCTGTACGGTCTCGACAAGTCGTACAAGCCCTTCACCTACTTCCAGCTTCTGCTTCCGATCTTCGCATCGGCCATCGTCGGCGGTCTGGGATCGCCGCTGGGGGCCATCGCGGGCGGCTTTGTCATCGCGTTCAGCGAGGTGGGCATTACCTACGCGTGGAAGAAGGTGCTGGGCTACATGATGCCCGAGGCGCTTGAGCCGTCCGGGCTCGTGCAGCTTCTGGCCACCGAATACAAGTTCGCGGTCAGTTTCATGATCCTCGTGATCGTCCTGCTGTTCCGCCCCACGGGCCTGTTCAAGGGGAAATCGGTATGAACCAGTCGCTGAAAACCGTCCTTCTCTTCGCGCTGGTGGCTGCGCTGATCCTGTTCACCGGCTTCTACCAGAGCTGGAACACCGCGCTCGTCATCCTGAACATGGGGCTGGTCAGCGCGATCATGTCTCTGGGGGTGAACCTGCAATGGGGCATCGCCGGGCTGTTCAACGTCGGTGTCATGGGCTTCGTCGCACTGGGCGGACTGGCGGTGGTTCTGACCTCCGTCTCGCCGGTGCCGGAGGCCTGGGCCGCGGGCGGGCCGCGCGCATTGCTGGCGCTGGTCGTGGGCACCGCGGTCATCGCCGTCTCGGCCATGCTGTGGAAGCGTTCGCGCAAGGGCTGGCTGGTGGTGCTGGTGCTGATCGCGGGCTTCTTCCTGTACCGCTGGGTGCGGGACGACGCGGTCAACGCCATCGAGGCGGTGAACCCGGCGGGCACCGGTTTCCTCGGCGGGCTGGGCCTGCCGGTGGTGCTGGCCTGGCCGATGGGCGGCCTGCTGGCGGCGGGCGCGGCCTGGGTGATCGGCAAGACGGCACTGGGGCTGCGGTCCGACTACCTGGCCATCGCGACGCTGGGCATCTCCGAGATCATCATCGCGATCATGAAGAACGAGGAGTGGCTGTCGCGCGGCGTGAAGAACGTCAACGGCCTGCCCCGGCCCGTCCCTTACGAGACCGCGCTGCAGGCCGACCCCACCTTCGTGGAGCGCGCGGTGGGCCTTGGGCTCGACCCGGCGACGGCATCGACGATCTACGTCAAGCTCGGCTATTCGCTGATGTTCGCCGCCGTGCTGATCGTGCTGCTGGTGCTGGCGCAACTGGCGCTGAATTCGCCCTGGGGCCGGATGATGCGCGCGATCCGCGACAACGAGGTCTCGGCCCGCGCGATGGGCAAGGACGTGACCTACCGCCATTTGCAGGTCTTCGTGCTGGGCTCTGCCATCTGCGGGATCGCCGGGGCGATGATGACCACGCTCGACGGGCAGCTGACGCCCACCACCTACCAGCCGCTGCGCTATACCTTCCTGATCTGGGTGATGGTGATCGTCGGGGGTTCGGGCAACAACCTGGGCGCCGTGCTGGGTGGCATGCTGATCTGGTTCTTCTGGGTGCAGGTCGAGCCGCTGGGACAGGCGTTCATGACGCTCCTAACCGCGGGCATGTCGGACGGGTCCTGGCTGAAAGGGCACCTTCTGGATTCGGTGCAGCACATGCGCCTGCTGACCATGGGGGTGATCCTGCTGCTGGTGTTGCGATTCAGCCCGAGGGGGCTTCTGCCCGAACGGTAACGGTGACGCCTTAGTCAGCAAGCGAACGCTTTTGTCGTAAACAGAGGCCGTCGCGACGATGAATTCTTCGCGTCGGCCAGTTTCGATCTGTAGTCTGCCGGAAAATCTAAATTCCGACGGACGAAAGGTCCATTCATGTTTCAAGTGCTGGCAACGATCTGGGCACTCCTGATCGGCATCGTCCTCATCATGCTGGGCAACGGCATGCACTTTACCCTGATCGGCCTGCGCGGCGGAATCGAGGGTTTTACGGCCGGCGAACTGGCGGTCGTCACCTCAAGCTACTTCGTCGGGTTCCTGTCGGGCGCCCGGTTCGCGCCGGTACTGATCCGGCGGGTCGGTCACGTGCGGGTGTTCGCCGCGCTTGGCAGCTTCATGTCCGCCGGGCTGATCGCCCTGACCCTGCTGGCGGAACCCTGGGCCTGGACGATCCTGCGGGTGATCCTCGGCTTCTGCATGTCCGGCATCTACGTCACCGCCGAAAGCTGGCTGAACAACGCCGCCACCAACGAGACGCGCGGCAAAGTGCTGTCGGCCTACATGATCGCGCAGACGCTGGGGATCATCGGCGCGCAGGGCCTGTTGACGTTGGGCGACGCGGGCACGGCGACGCTGTTCATCGGGGCGTCGATCCTCGTGTCGATCTCTTTCGCGCCGATCCTGCTGAGCATCTCGCCCGCGCCGGTGATCGAGGTGGCAAAACCCATGTCGCTGAAACAGTTGTTCATCAGCTCGCCGCTGGGAGTGGTGGGCACCTTCCTGCTGGGCGGGCTTTACGCCACGCAGTCGGGGATGGGCGCGGTCTTTGGCACGCAGGTCGGCATGTCGGCCAACCTGATTTCGCTGTTCATCGCCATGCTGTTCGGCGGGGTGCTGGTATTGCAATATCCGTTCGGCTGGCTGTCGGATCGCATGGACCGCCGCAAGCTGATTTTCGGGGCGGCGGTGCTGGGCGGCGCGGCCTGCCTGTTGGGCTGGCTCTACGGTGCCGACCGCCGGGCGCTGATGGTCGCGGCCTTCCTTGCCGGAGGCGTCACGACGCCGCTCTATGCACTGTTTCTGGCCTACACCAACGACTACCTCTCGACCGAGGAGATGCCGGCGGCGTCGGGCGGCCTGGTGTTCACCTTCGGACTGGGTGCCATCGCCGGGCCGCTGATCACGGGTTACGCAATGCAGGTCTTCGGGCCTTATGCCTTCTGGCTGGTGCTGGCGGTGACCTTCGGGGCGGTCGCGCTGTACGCGCTTTACCGCATGGCGCAGCGCGCGGTGACGCCGGTCGCGGATACCGACAGCTACCTCGGCGTCCTGCCCACCGCCTCTCCGGTGGCGGTCGAAGCTGCTGGCGTCTGGGCCGCCGAACAGGCGGAGGCGGAACGGGAGGCAGAAGCGGACGCCGAGGCCGCACCGGCGCCGGGCTGAGGTGCCCTAGCCGGCGGGCTGAGGCTGCCGCCCCGCTCCGGCGCTATCCGAGTGTCACGTCGAGGAACATCATCAGCACCAGTCCGACGATGAAACCCAGCGTGGCCTTGTCCTGATGGCCGTGGCGATGGGTTTCGGGGACGATTTCGTGGCTGATGATGAACAGCATCGCCCCCGCCGCGAACGTCAGCCCCCATGGCAGGAGCGAGGCTGAGACGCTGACGGCGGCAGCGCCGATGCCCGCGCCTACGATCTCGACCGCGCCGGTCATCGCCGTGACGGCAAGCGCCTTCCAGCGGGAATAGCCGAGGCCGGTCAGGGCGACGGCGACGGCCAGCCCCTCGGGGATGTCCTGAAGCGAGATGCCGGTCATCACCGACAGGCCCTTCGCCTGATCGACGCCGAAGGCCACGCCGATGGACAGGCCCTCGGGGAAATTGTGGATGGTGATGGCGAGGATGAACAGCCAGATGCGCGCGATCGTCGCCTGATCCGCGCCGCCCTCGGGGCCGGACTTGAAGTGTTCGTGCGGGATCTTGGCGTTCAGAAGCCAGACGAAACCCGCGCCCAGCGATACGCCCGCCGCCGCGATGGCCGCGGCCAGCCAGACGGAGCCGGTCTGTTCTTCCGCCCGCTCGATCCCCGGCAGGATCAGCGAGAAATAGGCCGCCGACAGCATCACACCGGCCGCAAAGCCCAGCATCAGGTCGGATGTCGCGCGGCTCATCCGCTTGCCGATCACCGCAGGGATGGCGCCGGCGGTGGTGGCAAACGCGGCGACGGCGCCACCGAGAAGGGCTGTCAAAAGCGGGGTCATCTTGTCTCCGGTTGTGCGCAGGAGGTGGCACGAGGCGGCGGAAAGACAAGCTGCATCGACGTCTATCCGCGCTCAGCCCAGCGACGTGACCCAAAGGATCGTCGCATCCTCCGGCGAGACGGAGACCACGTTGTGCCCCATGGTCGCATCGTAATAGGCGGTGTCGCCGCGCTTCATCTCCACCGGTTCGTAGAACTCGGTATAAAGGCGGATCACACCGGTCAGCACGTAGAGGAATTCCTCGCCGTCGTGGCGCACCCAGCCGTCGAACTCTTCGAGCGTGCGGGCACGGACGCGGGCACGGTAGGGCAGCATCTTCTTGCGGCTGAGCGATTCCGCCAGGAGGTCGTGTTCGTAGGTGGCCGTGGCGAGGTGCCGGCCTTCCTCGACACGGGTCACCGCCATGCGGCCGTTGGCCTGCGCCTGCACGGGGGGCGTGAAGAGCTGCGGGACAGAGATTTCCAGACCCGTGGCCAGCTTCTTCAAGGCGTCGTAGGTGGGCGACATCTGCCCGTTCTCGATCTTCGACAGCGTGGACCGGGCCAGCCCGGCCTTCTTCGCCGCCTGTTCGAGGGTCCAGTCCTTTTCCTTCCTGAGTTCGCGCACCCGAAGCCCGAGGTCGAGCGGTTCCGCCACCGTGTCGGGGCCGGTTTCACGCGCGATGCGGATCAGGGATTTCGGGTCGTTGGACATGGCTGTGCTGGCGCCCTCTCTCGTGGCGCTCTTCTATATGCGTGTGGGGCCACCCTTGCAAGCGGCGGGCGGCGGACTTACTCCATCGGGCATGAGAGCTTCGATCTTCGATGAAGGGGCCTTTGCGCCCTGCCCCGCGCCGTTCAACCTTGCGGCACATGTGCTGGCGTCGGGCGCATCGACCCCGGACAAGATCGCGCTGTCGGTGGTCAGGCCCACCGGCGCGCAACGCTGGTCCTACGGGCGGCTGATCACGGCGGTGCGTGGCACGGCCACAGGGCTGCTGGAGGCCGGCCTGCGCCCGGGCGACGTGCTGCTTATGCGGCTGGGGAACACGGTCGATTTCCCGATCGCCTACCTTGGCGCAATTGCTGCCGGTGTGGTGCCGGTGCCGTCCTCGTCGCAACTGACGGCGCCGGAGGTGCAGAAGATCCTCGACCACCTGTCGCCGGCGGCGATCCTCAGGGCAGACGGCGTGCCCTGCCCCGACACCGCCGTGCCGGTCTTCGGACCGGAGGTCTACGAGAGGTGGCACGATCTGCCGCCCGCCGATTACGCCATGGGCGACCCGGAGCGGCTGGCCTACATCGTCTACACATCGGGTACATCCGGGACACCGCGTGCTGTGGGCCATGCGCACCGGGCGATCTGGGCGCGGCAGATGATGATGGACGGCTGGTACGGGCTGGGCGCGGAGGACCGGCTGCTGCACGCGGGCGCGTTCAACTGGACCTTCACGCTGGGCACCGGGCTGATGGACCCCTGGACCGTGGGGGCGACGGCGCTGATCCCGGCGGCGGGCACAGATGCGGCGCAGTTGCCGCTTCTGATGAAGCGCAATGACGTGACGATTTTCGCCGCTGCGCCGGGTGTTTACAGGCAGATCCTGAAGTTCCCGGTCGCGCCGATGCCGCGTTTGCGGCACGGGCTGGCCGCGGGCGAGAAACTGTCGGAAACGATCCGCGACGGCTGGCGCGCGGCGACGGGGACCGAAATCTTCGAGGCCTACGGCATGTCGGAGTGTTCGACCTTCATTTCCAACGCGCCTGCGCGGCCTTCGGCGCCGGGCACGCTGGGCCGTCCGCAGTTGGGCCGTCACCTTGCCATCGTCGATGAAGACGGCGCGCCGGTGGCGCGGGGCATGCCCGGCACCATCGCCATCCATCGCGACGACCCCGGGCTGATGCTGCGGTATGTCGGTGCCGAAGACGCCACGGCAGAGAAGTTCGCCGGCGACTGGTTTCTGACCGGCGATCTTGGCGCGATGGACGATGACGACCAGATCTCGTACCTCGGGCGCTCGGACGACATGATGAACGCGGGCGGCTACCGTGTCTCGCCGCTGGAGGTGGAGGCGGCGCTGGCCGGTCTGCCGGGGGTGACGGAACTGGCGGTCACCGACCTTCAGGTGAAGGACGACGTGCGGGTGATCGCCGCTTTCTACACCGCCGCCGAAGAGCTGGACGAAGAGAGCCTGAAAGCCGCGGCGGCGGAGCGGCTGGCGCGCTATAAGTGCCCCCGCGCGTTCATCCGGCTGGACGCCTTGCCCCGCAATCCCAACGGCAAGCTGATCCGCAAGGCGCTGAAACGGCCCGATCCCGCCTGAAAGGGCCCGGTCCGGGCGGGCGTGTCGACGGCACCCGGCCTTGGACGGACCGGAAAGCGGCGCGTCCATATGGCGGGAATCACGGTCTCGCCACCGCAGCGCGCGCCTGCTAAGAGACCGGGACTGGAGGTCTCATGGTACAACTCGACATCTTTTCCGACCCGAT is a genomic window containing:
- a CDS encoding ZIP family metal transporter, with translation MTPLLTALLGGAVAAFATTAGAIPAVIGKRMSRATSDLMLGFAAGVMLSAAYFSLILPGIERAEEQTGSVWLAAAIAAAGVSLGAGFVWLLNAKIPHEHFKSGPEGGADQATIARIWLFILAITIHNFPEGLSIGVAFGVDQAKGLSVMTGISLQDIPEGLAVAVALTGLGYSRWKALAVTAMTGAVEIVGAGIGAAAVSVSASLLPWGLTFAAGAMLFIISHEIVPETHRHGHQDKATLGFIVGLVLMMFLDVTLG
- a CDS encoding helix-turn-helix domain-containing protein, whose amino-acid sequence is MSNDPKSLIRIARETGPDTVAEPLDLGLRVRELRKEKDWTLEQAAKKAGLARSTLSKIENGQMSPTYDALKKLATGLEISVPQLFTPPVQAQANGRMAVTRVEEGRHLATATYEHDLLAESLSRKKMLPYRARVRARTLEEFDGWVRHDGEEFLYVLTGVIRLYTEFYEPVEMKRGDTAYYDATMGHNVVSVSPEDATILWVTSLG
- a CDS encoding class I adenylate-forming enzyme family protein, whose product is MRASIFDEGAFAPCPAPFNLAAHVLASGASTPDKIALSVVRPTGAQRWSYGRLITAVRGTATGLLEAGLRPGDVLLMRLGNTVDFPIAYLGAIAAGVVPVPSSSQLTAPEVQKILDHLSPAAILRADGVPCPDTAVPVFGPEVYERWHDLPPADYAMGDPERLAYIVYTSGTSGTPRAVGHAHRAIWARQMMMDGWYGLGAEDRLLHAGAFNWTFTLGTGLMDPWTVGATALIPAAGTDAAQLPLLMKRNDVTIFAAAPGVYRQILKFPVAPMPRLRHGLAAGEKLSETIRDGWRAATGTEIFEAYGMSECSTFISNAPARPSAPGTLGRPQLGRHLAIVDEDGAPVARGMPGTIAIHRDDPGLMLRYVGAEDATAEKFAGDWFLTGDLGAMDDDDQISYLGRSDDMMNAGGYRVSPLEVEAALAGLPGVTELAVTDLQVKDDVRVIAAFYTAAEELDEESLKAAAAERLARYKCPRAFIRLDALPRNPNGKLIRKALKRPDPA